The following coding sequences are from one Cydia splendana chromosome 15, ilCydSple1.2, whole genome shotgun sequence window:
- the LOC134797374 gene encoding mitochondrial 2-oxoglutarate/malate carrier protein-like, producing the protein MTTVTLNEPYLTNLLYVRPNPRYCILFESSKSAHIFGRPVPEDVAWTRIDRAQKKLDMIPTRLKVAMGVVSGMVATTTVHPLDVIKVRLQLFPKKVATTKMLHRIMVCEGTRGLYAGLTAGLLRQLTYTGSRLFVYNALYDKYKKDHDKDPDFTARLRIAVIAGLVGAFMGTPSEIGLVRMIEVGRLRRSRCSPPCSVACKYVQHPENVILKLLRIARREGVATWWRGAVPTVIRSIFVTTTQVGVYAEVRKAFTRGEFMDTGIKLHLYTAVISSLFSAFLSLPVDQVKTRYQSYQERHRRSVDILKGMLRYKGVMYLWKGFLPYYIRQVIHTVITYVVLDELIDVYVDFQEATLPKR; encoded by the exons ATGACTACTGTAACTCTCAACGAGCCATATCTTACAAATCTTCTTTATGTAAGGCCAAATCCTAGGTATTGTATACTATTTGAGAGCTCAAAATCCGCACATATTTTCGGAAGACCAGTACCGGAAGACGTGGCATGGACTAGGATAGATCGGGCCCAGAAAAAGCTGGACATGATACCTACAAGGTTAAAAGTGGCCATGGGAGTTGTTTCCGG AATGGTAGCCACCACAACCGTTCACCCGCTCGACGTGATCAAGGTCCGTTTGCAGCTGTTCCCGAAAAAAGTGGCGACTACGAAGATGCTCCATCGCATCATGGTCTGTGAGGGCACTCGCGGGCTCTACGCCGGGTTGACAGCGGGGCTGCTGCGGCAGCTGACCTACACGGGCTCACGGCTTTTCGTCTACAATGCACTCTAtgataaatataaaaa AGACCACGACAAGGATCCAGACTTCACAGCGCGTCTCCGCATCGCCGTCATCGCCGGGCTGGTGGGCGCGTTCATGGGCACGCCCTCGGAGATAGGGCTGGTTCGCATGATCGAAGTGGGCCGTCTGCGGCGCTCGCGCTGCTCCCCACCCTGCTCTGTGGCCTGCAAATATGTACAACATCCCGAAAACGTCATTTTAAAGCTACTGAG AATAGCACGCAGAGAAGGCGTGGCGACGTGGTGGCGCGGCGCCGTGCCCACGGTCATACGGTCTATCTTCGTTACTACAACACAAGTCGGCGTTTACGCCGAG GTCCGAAAAGCGTTCACCCGGGGCGAATTTATGGACACCGGCATCAAACTGCATCTATACACCGCTGTCATCTCCAGCCTCTTCTCTGCCTTTCTGTCGCTGCCCGTCGACCAGGTTAAGACCAG ATATCAATCATACCAAGAGCGTCACCGGCGCAGCGTGGACATCCTCAAAGGCATGCTCCGCTACAAAGGCGTGATGTACCTGTGGAAAGGCTTCCTCCCCTACTACATACGGCAGGTCATCCACACCGTCATCACGTACGTCGTACTGGATGAACTTATCGATGTATACGTCGACTTCCAAGAGGCAACACTGCCAAAGAG
- the LOC134797803 gene encoding mitochondrial 2-oxoglutarate/malate carrier protein-like codes for MSQAVAEPPKERYIPNGLKFAFGGLAGMAATCVVQPLDLIKTRMQLSGGGRSSFTVAGEIVAREGFVSLYTGLSAGLLRQATYTTTRLGVYNILFDMYKERNAGAAPGFGMKTLLGVAAGSIGAFVGTPAEVALIRMTADGRLPADQRRNYKNVADALMRIVREEGVLKLWRGATPTVGRAMVVNAAQLSTYSQAREAFVGYVPDGITLHFCASMVSGLVTTIASMPVDIIKTRIQNAAKGQSQLSVVSDLLKKEGVLSLWKGFLPYYARLGPHTVLTFIFLEQLNAAYFKYL; via the exons ATGAGCCAGGCCGTAGCCGAACCGCCCAAGGAGCGGTACATCCCCAATGGACTCAAGTTCGCCTTCGGTGGCCTTGCAGG CATGGCTGCCACCTGTGTGGTCCAGCCTTTGGACCTCATCAAAACTCGGATGCAGCTGAGCGGAGGCGGGCGTTCCTCCTTCACCGTGGCCGGAGAGATAGTGGCCAGAGAAGGCTTCGTGTCTCTCTACACTGGTCTCTCCGCTGGTCTGTTGCGACAGGCTACGTACACTACTACCAGGCTTGGAGTGTATAATATACTCTTCGACATGTATAAAGA ACGAAATGCCGGCGCCGCCCCTGGTTTCGGCATGAAGACCCTCCTGGGTGTCGCTGCGGGCTCCATAGGCGCCTTCGTGGGCACCCCGGCTGAAGTCGCCCTCATTCGCATGACAGCCGATGGCCGCCTGCCCGCTGACCAGCGAAGGAATTATAAGAACGTGGCTGATGCCCTCATGAG GATAGTACGCGAAGAAGGCGTCCTAAAGTTATGGCGCGGCGCCACACCCACCGTCGGGCGAGCCATGGTCGTCAATGCAGCTCAGCTCAGCACATACTCACAG GCGCGCGAGGCGTTCGTAGGCTACGTACCTGACGGCATCACGCTGCACTTCTGCGCGTCCATGGTGTCTGGCTTGGTCACCACCATCGCATCCATGCCGGTCGACATCATCAAAACTAG AATCCAAAACGCCGCCAAGGGCCAGAGCCAGCTGTCCGTGGTGTCCGACCTACTCAAGAAAGAAGGCGTCCTATCCCTGTGGAAGGGCTTCCTGCCGTACTACGCGCGGCTCGGGCCGCACACAGTTCTAACCTTCATCTTCCTCGAGCAGCTGAACGCCGCTTACTTCAAGTACCTGTAG